In Sulfuriferula plumbiphila, the genomic window TTCCAGGTAGTAAAGGGGTTGTCCTCCCTCGGCGAAATAGTTTTCGCTATGCGCCTCGAGCCACCCGATGGCGGGCGGCGCTGACAGAATGTCCCGGTAGTGCTTGGCGCGCAGCCCAATCCCGGCATTCGCCGGAATTGGGCTTGCTACCCGATCGCACAATTTTTTGGCGATCATCTTGGATTACATGTGACCCGGTATTCCGCCCACGATCTTGGCGCAGGTTCCTTTTGGCACTAAAACAAAGGAATCTTTCTCACCATCTTTCTTTGCATTGCCCGCACATGAATGCGCGCTGCTCTTACCCGCGCAATCATTTTTGCCGGCCTTGGCGATGCCAAAACATTGCTCCATTTTCGACATGTCTGCGGCAACTGCCGGTACCGTGAGAGTCATAGAACCAAAGGCCAGGAGGCTTGCGATAGCGGATTTAACCAAAAGATCTTGCTTATTCATTTGTATCTCTCCTTACTGATTTCGTGGAAAAAGACGAGACGGAAACTTGCGTTTATTAAGCGATATTCCGCACTCTTCGGGCGAATAGCTTGATTCGCTTACCCGTTTAGTCTACCGAACTTGGCATTCCTTACAAAAAATTGATTTTCGACGGAATGTAGCCGATGTTGACGCAGATGCCCTCCATCACACCGCGCCCAATCAGCGTGTCCGTAAAGCCGCGTTGAAGGCTGCCGGCATGGTTGCGCTGCCGCTGTCAATCACTGCGATGCGCAGCCCGCTTCGGATAGCCTGGTTGTTGCAAGCAGTACAACCCATAACCCGGATGTGGCAGCCGTCGCGGCTCCTACGAGAACGTAAGTCCCGTTTCCCGGTTGCATCATTTTGGCGTGGCGCGAGTTTTCTTGGCTGGAGCGGTCTTGACCGCCGGTGCTTCCTGCTGGCTGACCGCATTCTGCTGATTGCGGCTGGCGAGGGTACGAATCAGTCCATCAATGCCCGACTGGCGGATTTCGCTGCCGAACGAGCTGCGGTAGTTGGTCACCAGGCTCACGCCATCAATCGCCACATCGTAGACTTTCCAGCCGAAAGGTGTTTTTTCCATGCTGTAGTCGATTGGAATGGGCTGGGCGCCGGGCTGCTTGACCTGGGTCTGCACCGTCACGTCGGTCGCCTCCGGCGCCATGCTGAACGGCTTGAATTCGATTGCCTGGTTATTGAATGCGGTCAGCGAACTGGCGTAGGTGCGCACCAGCAGGGTACGAAATTCCTGGATCAGCAACTGGCGCTGGGCGGGCGTGGCACGCGGCCAGTATTTGCCCACCGCAAGCATGGTCATATGGTTAAAGTCGAAATTGGGCAGAATCTTGGCGTCCACCAGTTCGTATATCTTGCGGGTGTCGCCCGCCTGAATGTCCTTGTCCTTTTTAAGGATGGCAACCACTTCCTGGGTGGTGGTCTTGACCAGCACATCGGGCGCCACATCGGCGCCCGCAGCCTGTCCGTGCGCGACAACCAGCAGGCTCAGCGCAGCCAGACCGGCGACCAGCCATTTTCCTGCACCTGCGAAAAATTTCAACGGGGGCTCATGCGTCATGATTTGTATTGGCCTTTAGAGGTGGTTTTACTTGAGTTCACCGACAGCGCGGTACATCTGGGCAACATCCATGTTGTAATCGTTCACCGTTTTCAGGTACTCCGCCTGGGTAAGCGCGTAGCTTTTCAGGGCCTCGGCGACTTTATCGGCATGCCCGAGTCCGGCGCTAAAATCCGCCAGCGCGGATATCATCCAGCGCCGCGCCGCCGCAGCGCCTGCGGCCAGATCGCGCTGCGCGTCGTAGTTGGCCTGAACCTGCTGATACGCCGCAGATACCTGGAACGGAATCCCGGCCTGCGCATACTGGTTTTTATAGTTGAGCGCTTCCAGTTCGGCCTGCTCCTGCGCCACTTTGGCAGGCACCACGCCGAATTCCATGTCCCATTTCACCCCGACCACCGGGGTCAGACCGGCGTTGTTGAACGGGTCATAAATATAGGGATTGTTGAGCCGATCGCGCCGCGATGCGTAATTGGCCGTCCCTACAATACCCGCATAAACGTCCGGGTATTGCTCCGATTTTTTCGCGGCCACCAGGGCGCGACGCGCACGCATGCCGGCTTCCAGTTGCGCCATTTCCGGGCGGTCCAGCAGCGCGCGCGACTGCAGTTCCGCCAGGCTATCCCGGGGCAGCGCCACCGGCGCCAGGCTGGCGTCGGCCACTTGCAGATCGGCATCCATGCCCACACCGGTGAGCACCTTCAGGCCATCCAGGCTGATTTTTTCGATGGCTTTGGCCTGGCTCAGATATTTGCCCAGCATGCCGCGCGCCGCTTGCAGCGCGTACAAATCCGATTGTCTGGATTGGCCATTATCCTCCTTGAGGTTGTGGCTAACGCGGGTCACCGCGCTGTCCAGCCGGCTCTGCACGTCTTCCAGGAAACGGCGCAAATCCCGCGCCGTCAGGTAACCGTAGTAAGCGCGCTTGACGTCCAGCACCGTGTCCGCCCTGCTGATGCGCACATCGCCGCGCCTGACATCGATATTGCCCTGCGCAGCCTCGCTGTAATGCTGGATTTTGCCAAACGTAAACAGCGGTTTGATCAGCGCAACCTGCAGCGAGGTCCAGTCGGACAGGCCTCCCGGAAACGGGCCGTCGCGACGCGGCGTGGTGCCGGAGGGGGCGCCGCCCTGATAAAAACCGCCGTTCACCTGGGGCGCCAGCCCCACAAACAGGTTGGCGTTAACGCGCCAGCCATCCTTGGCCTGCGCCTGTTCGAGCAGGGCGCGCGCCGATTCCACCAGTTGCTCGCGTTCCTTGACCCGCGGGTCGGCGCTCAGACTCATTTGCTCCGCCTGCGCCAGGTTCACGGTTTGCGCCAAGCTGCCTGCCGGCCACGCAACTGCCAGCGCCAGCATGAACCGGGATAATGTGCTCGATTTTTTCATTTTCACTGCTGAATTCCTTGCTTCATGGGGCGGCCGGGTGCCGTTTCCGACAACTTTTCCGGACCGTCAACCGCCTTGTTTTATAGCGGAATAGCGATATTCCGCATACTTCGAGAAGTTTGGGCGATATCATTTCGCTTGCCACTATAGTCTACCGAGCTGGGCGTTTCTTACAAAAACCAAACAACCACCGTGCGAGCAAAAGAACCGTCTCCTGCCTGTTGATCGTCGCGTTTCAGGCGCGCTGAAGCTCGGCCAAGCGAGTGGGAGACACAGTTTCGTGAGCGTGGCTGTCAGGTTTTAACCTGCTCGGCGACTAATCCCTATATTCATCACAATATTTAAGGCGCGCACCATGCCCGTTCGACCCCTGGGCTTTTGTCTGGCCTGCCATGCCCGGCCACGCGGTGGGCTTTGTGCTCCTGGACGCGGATACCGCATCCTCTGCCCGGCTAATCCGAACAACCATCCATGGCGCGCGAGAGCGGCAGATTTGATGCGAGATGAGTAGCTTGTTTGAATAAACATTTGCATTGTGAACCGATTGTTCCATAATGCATCGATGATTACAAGTATTGGACGCCCTCTTGAATTCGATCCGGAAACCGCCTTGGAGGCGGCCATGGAATTGTTCTGGCGTAAAGGTTATGAAAACACTTCCATGCAGGATTTGCTGGCGGTCATGGACATCTCCAGAAGCAGTCTCTACCAGGCTTTCGGCAGCAAACAGCGGTTGTTCGGACTGTGCATGCGCCATTATCAGGACATGCTGACAAGCCAGTTGCGCCAGCGTCTGGAGGCGGCCGAATCCGGACGCCGCTTCATCGCTGACTTTCTGCATGCGGTGCCGGACGAAGTGCGCGCGCCGGGCGGATCGCGTGGCTGTCTGCTCTTTAACACCGCCAATGAGTTCGCCCAGCGCGACCCCGCCATTGCCGGTGAGGTTGCCCAGGGTATCGAACGCTTCCGGGCAGTGCTGCGAGCCGCTGTGGAGCGCGCCCAGCGAGAGGGGGAGATCGATGCGAAACGCGACCCGACGATCCTGGCCGGTTATTTGGTCAGCAGCATGAGCGGACTCAAGACACTGGCCAAGGCAGGTGCCGAGGCCGACGTACTTAAGGGCATCATCAATGTTGCCCTGAAAGCCCTGGACTGATCTATTTTGGCCAATTATGGAACGGTCAGTCCAATTATCAACCTGAAATTGAAGGAGTACACCATGCAAGCCGAATACCGTCTCACCCTGCCTGCCCTCACTGCGGAACAAGCGCAGCCTTTGTCGCGCTCGCTGCTGGAAGAAGCCGAAGCCAAATTGGGTTTCGTGCCCAACATGTACCGCGTAATGGCCAACAGCCCCGGCCTGCTGGATACCTATATCCACGGCTACACCCGTTTTCGCGAGGACTCCGGCTTTACCCCGGCGGAGCAGGAGGTCGTGCTATTGGCAGTCAGCCGCGAGAACGGTTGCAGCTACTGCGTCGCGGCGCATTGTTTTCTGGCTGACCATATGTCGAAAGTGCCCGTGGATGTGACCGATGCCATCCGTGACGGCCGTCCCGTTGCCGACGCAAAACTGGCGGTACTCTCCGCGTTTAGCCAGACGATGGTCGACAGCAGGGGCTTGCCCAGTCGCGACGATGTAGCCGCCTTCCTCGGCGCCGGTTACAGCGAGCGGCACATCCTGGAAATCATACTGGCCATCGCCGTGAAGACCTTGAGCAACTACGCCAACCATCTGTTCCACACGCCGGTGGACGACCTGTTTGCCGCACGGGCATGGGCGGGCTGAGCATAACCACCTGTCGCGTCCGCTCGCCGACGGCGGATGGCGGCTTTCCCCAAGTCGGTATGTAAGGAGAGCGTCATGGAATACGACAAAGAACTGGATGCGCGTGGAATGAACTGCCGCTGCCCATCCTGCGCACCAGGAAATCCCTGAACGAACTGCTGGCTGGGCAAGTGCTTAAGGTCAGCGCAACCGCCCCCGGTGCGATAAAGGACATGCAAGCCTTCACCAAGCAGACAGGCAACGAACTGGTGTCAACTGCGGAGTCTGGCGGCGAATACATATTCATGATCCGCAAACAAGATTGCAGATAGTCTGCGGCAGAAGTACCGGCAGGTTGGCGTCACTCGCCAAATTCGGGAAGCAGCGCCGGAGGAAGACTTCTCGGCATTCTTTGATGGCGAGGGATATTGGCGGCTGGATGAATGTCCTGCGAAGTGGGGGAACCCGGAAGCCACGCTGCGGGAAAAACAGTTCTGGCAGGTATTTGAGAACTGCTTGAGCGATCTGCCCCCACGGCAAGCCAAGGTATTTTTGCTGCGTGAGTTCTTTGAACTGGAGACAGAAGATATCTGTAACTCTTTGGGGATCTCGGTCAGCAATCTTCATGTCATGCTCCATCGCGCCAGGTTGCGGCTTAGAGCGAATCTGGGCAAGCAGTGGCATTCGGCCAGACCTTAGCGAACGATTTTTTCCGTTTCGTGCGCTGACCCCTATAAAAAACCTTAGCGGATTTTGGGTTATTACCACGTCATACACAATCACATCGCGCTGAAGTGAAACTCGCTTGACTCTGTATCTTGGTACGGTAGTTAGGATAGCACTACCCATAACCCAGGAGAAAGCAAAATGAGCATGCATAATTTACGTGTCACCGGCATGACCTGCGACCACTGCGCCAGATCCATCGAAAAGGCCTTGTCGGCCGTGGCTGGCGTAAGCCGGGCCGAGGTGTCCTACGCGGCGGGCAGCGCGCAGGTTGAAACCGCCGCCGATCTGACCGTCTCGACCCTTGTCAGCGCGATCAAGGCCGCAGGCTACGGTGCCGAAGCGCTGGGTGATGCTGCGGCAGCGGGGGAGACGACCGGCCTCAAAGTCGCGATCAT contains:
- a CDS encoding MlaC/ttg2D family ABC transporter substrate-binding protein yields the protein MKFFAGAGKWLVAGLAALSLLVVAHGQAAGADVAPDVLVKTTTQEVVAILKKDKDIQAGDTRKIYELVDAKILPNFDFNHMTMLAVGKYWPRATPAQRQLLIQEFRTLLVRTYASSLTAFNNQAIEFKPFSMAPEATDVTVQTQVKQPGAQPIPIDYSMEKTPFGWKVYDVAIDGVSLVTNYRSSFGSEIRQSGIDGLIRTLASRNQQNAVSQQEAPAVKTAPAKKTRATPK
- a CDS encoding TolC family protein: MKKSSTLSRFMLALAVAWPAGSLAQTVNLAQAEQMSLSADPRVKEREQLVESARALLEQAQAKDGWRVNANLFVGLAPQVNGGFYQGGAPSGTTPRRDGPFPGGLSDWTSLQVALIKPLFTFGKIQHYSEAAQGNIDVRRGDVRISRADTVLDVKRAYYGYLTARDLRRFLEDVQSRLDSAVTRVSHNLKEDNGQSRQSDLYALQAARGMLGKYLSQAKAIEKISLDGLKVLTGVGMDADLQVADASLAPVALPRDSLAELQSRALLDRPEMAQLEAGMRARRALVAAKKSEQYPDVYAGIVGTANYASRRDRLNNPYIYDPFNNAGLTPVVGVKWDMEFGVVPAKVAQEQAELEALNYKNQYAQAGIPFQVSAAYQQVQANYDAQRDLAAGAAAARRWMISALADFSAGLGHADKVAEALKSYALTQAEYLKTVNDYNMDVAQMYRAVGELK
- a CDS encoding carboxymuconolactone decarboxylase family protein, yielding MQAEYRLTLPALTAEQAQPLSRSLLEEAEAKLGFVPNMYRVMANSPGLLDTYIHGYTRFREDSGFTPAEQEVVLLAVSRENGCSYCVAAHCFLADHMSKVPVDVTDAIRDGRPVADAKLAVLSAFSQTMVDSRGLPSRDDVAAFLGAGYSERHILEIILAIAVKTLSNYANHLFHTPVDDLFAARAWAG
- a CDS encoding sigma-70 family RNA polymerase sigma factor, which encodes MREAAPEEDFSAFFDGEGYWRLDECPAKWGNPEATLREKQFWQVFENCLSDLPPRQAKVFLLREFFELETEDICNSLGISVSNLHVMLHRARLRLRANLGKQWHSARP
- a CDS encoding TetR/AcrR family transcriptional regulator; this encodes MELFWRKGYENTSMQDLLAVMDISRSSLYQAFGSKQRLFGLCMRHYQDMLTSQLRQRLEAAESGRRFIADFLHAVPDEVRAPGGSRGCLLFNTANEFAQRDPAIAGEVAQGIERFRAVLRAAVERAQREGEIDAKRDPTILAGYLVSSMSGLKTLAKAGAEADVLKGIINVALKALD
- a CDS encoding BufA1 family periplasmic bufferin-type metallophore; its protein translation is MNKQDLLVKSAIASLLAFGSMTLTVPAVAADMSKMEQCFGIAKAGKNDCAGKSSAHSCAGNAKKDGEKDSFVLVPKGTCAKIVGGIPGHM